The Vigna unguiculata cultivar IT97K-499-35 chromosome 1, ASM411807v1, whole genome shotgun sequence nucleotide sequence TATATCCTACATTTTCTCTATCACGTTAACATAATTACCACTGATTATCACTAATAACTATTTATATGTTGACCATTACTGTATAAATGATAAGTTGTAAAAGAGAAATACAGTTCAAGATGACCgttaggataaaaaaaaaaaaagttaaatatgtttttgtctcttaacttttatagtaaaatttaaaattagtctatttcgaaactttaaactaatttagtcttttatcttttaaaatacgtggatttcgtcgttttaatcaattttttttgttaagtttatttgacattttaagcgcgttttataatagtatttgacttaacattaaagcaaaaatgtgtcaaacagtataaacaacttaaatacaatcctaaaatgcatacgaaacatcaaataaacctaaaaaaaattgattaaaatgattaaatctacatattttgaaagatgaagaactaaattggtctaaaatttcaaaatagattaattctaaaattcactaaaaataaaaggactaaaattatatttaatcctaaaaaaaattacagtaaatatgataataattttagtacaataatattatgactctattttttaatttttatcttttattttttgatatgaCCGAGTAATGGTACAGATTGCGAAGATGCAGAGCACTGGTACAGATTGCGACAATTAATGTTGAGCTTTTTGACTTTGTTAGAGTGATGTGGGATCCAGTATATGTGAGACAGTGTAATGAGTAATATCCCCAATTTGAGGCAGGTGAGGGTGAAGATTGTCATTCACAAAAGACGTAATTAATGGCAATTCATTTCATGCGATATGCTGCCATGCATGTATATATGCATCATCAAATTTTCTTTCCAAGTATTCTAATGCATCAGGCATCGAgaggttttcttttttttttaaattgattttcgataatatattttaatttttgaaattttatttttaagtataaatttattatatatttttatttctgagAATCGACatctaaaagtaatttttaaggTGTGATgtttgtgattttatttaaatgatcaaagaatatttttagaattttaaatcttttagaGATacagaagaaattttggagatGTAGAAAGAAAAACCTGGCATTGATGCACCGATGTAATAAAATGGATCGTTCGGTTGTAGCTATGGGCCTTGCATTGTACAGCGTATTGTGGAGCTATCACATACCACCGGAtacttcttcctgcacctcacttttttctttctgcacccctATAAAACATGATATCCTCAACTTAAcccattaaatttatattaaaagccCTAAATCATATACATCACcattctccttctctttcttcctGTGCATGTATCCCTGCACCTCCATCCATCTTCAACTTTGCATGAATTTTGAAGGTTTGGATTGATGGTGGTGGAGTTGTTGTACCTCATGTCAATGACGATAATGGGGTGGTGCGTGGAAAAGTGGTTGAGGAAGAATAAAGAGCAAGGAAGGAAAAAATCTAAATGTagagagaaaggaaaaacaCGAACAGCGagcataaagaaaaatgaatgtcTATAAAAATTGACGATTATTTTTCTAACCaatataataactatttattatgtcacttaaagaaaataattgacataattgattttttgtatttacaattttaacacCGAATTATTTACTATGACAAGAGACTTataatcatcaaaataataagacgTCATAAAATCGTAATTTTGCATTAGTGGATTAATAATACTAAAGAGAAATAATTATAAGTAAAcaacaatttttgtaaaatattctaTATCggataatttgattttttatttgataagtATTACATtggataaaattaaagtttattgtTATCATATTATGTTACATTCATATCACATTCCGTAATATATTGTTCATCAAAAAGTTTTTAATAAGCTAGACAATATGATTTGACATAATATAGATTTTATTATTCTTGTAATTTTCCTATTTATTCCcacattttatttctttgatcttactttttttcattttttaattatttctttatttacttACACATTTACATATGGCGGACCAACGAAGGGATAGGGGAGTCGTGACCCCtaactttttttgaaaattttttatttgttatatgaaatttgttttgttttttattttttaaattatgtgtaagaaatttaaatttttggaattttttaataaaagtttatattaggaattgataagaattaaaataggtatcattttatttattttataaaatataacatttaatgttaataaataataaagcacaaaattaaatttaataaaaaataaacaaatttattaatatattttttattttctctctcactGTTTTTTGGATTTCTCACACATTGTACCTACTTTAgacttttacttgttttgttttttttatgaagaaaaaaaagaaagttgaacacaaattcattattttgtgctctcatttttgtatgttttattctattattgaagaaaaaagtaattctttttttctccatcgataatgaaatattagtttaataattaatattattttttatctcacaagcatttggtatattcatttttataaatatagaagaaaaaacaatgcactaaatgttttttaataactggtttttaattgtgacttgattatcatatatttttcttttattaattacgtatcacaatttttatttagattatgataaattatcttttagtcttttttttttaaaacataagtatattgatgaagaaataaaagaataaattaattatttagaagtGATAAGGTGGAATCAGATCTCGATAAATAAAAACGGACAACttgacaaattaaaagaaacttttcaagtattaaaatattatttaatagacGAAAACGAGATCATTTATAAATCTATTCTATCTATTAACATCCTTTTAAATCCATTCTATTTGAATTGGCATTTTTTCCATCAtaattattgtgaaaaaaaaaacgttttcCATAATAAGTCTTGGTCAATTTATTTGCGAAAATGTATGTATAGTTCAAACGAAAAATGAACCACACCTTAAATCGGGTCAAATTCTAACTGTTCAAATGGATTCTGTAGGACTAAGATCGGCTAACCCTTATttggaagaaaatagaaaaaatcaatctttgacaaaaataggaaGTCAATtacatttacttgattgatttttttaatctgtctcgtcttattttaactcttcttgtttctacaactatatcagaaagataattttctgcaatgaaaattatcaaaataagattgcaaaataaaatagaagatgaaatttttgctgacaatatgattatttacattgaaaataaaatataactaaaagttttagtattgattcaattattattgaGTTCAATAATCTTACAaatccataattaaatatataaattttaagtatattttagcACCCTCACAAATATTGAACAAGATCCACCACTATTTATATCTCTCTAATTTTGGCCATACATAATATTAATCTTGATAGTGGCTTGTTAATATGCAAAATAGTAAACTTgacaataaacaaattttattaagataaattctaatttattattatgacattacattaaaaattgaactttaaacctaacacaatctacaaaattaatttaagaatttagatttttatttatttatatattataaattagtcttATTTTCGATCATTATAACACTTTGGacctctttcaaaattttgtgtTCTTAATATCCGTTTCcatgtataaaattattaacaaaagaaatcaaattacttattttaaaagttcAAAAGCCATAATtccactaaatttaaattagataagCCAAATGACCAATTATAACTGTTCTTTCTCGgtcaacaaaatttataatcccaaaaatgtcaaaaaaatacaggaaaaatcaattgaaaatacTTATTCGTTTTTATGCGCTTCCACTCGGGAAAACgcttattttacataaaaagaatgaagcAGACCAatgtaaaatgaataataaagaaaaagaaaaaaaaaaatagagcaaTGCTGAAACTAATAGAGAGGCTTCTTTGAAAGGTAGAGCTGTAGGTTCCTCTGATTTAGAGGCTGTAGTGGCCTTGCATTCCCTGGAGCATACTGTGGGAGAGAGTACATAACAAAGATTAATTCAAGATGAAGTTCAAggaataaaaacttaattatgaattaGGGTTTATTTTACTCAGAAGAAGAAATTTACTTACAGGTTTAAGTACAGTATCCTTCAGTAACTCCACTTGTCTTCTTGAAACACTTCTTATCTAatgaaattaggtcaaaatgcAGAATAATTAGAAGGTGTTAAAGCATTATATACGTACATATGAACTTAATTATGAATAAGAAGGATAATGTATAGAAAAAGGTATATTTATGTATACCTTCTTATCAATGGTCCAAATAATGCCTTCGGTGCAAGGTGGTGCAGTGAGTGATCCTATGTATCTGTAGAACATCTTACCACTCATAATCTCTGAGGGATCAATTTCTCCGATACTttcctcttcattttctttaggAATGTCCCCTAGGTATTGTTCCACCTGAAagtaatgtataaatatattatccATGCAACATAGCATATACTTTTGCTCTTCGTTAATCAATCGTAAATATTTTTGCACGTACGTACCTTAGAGAGCAATGGATCAGGAGAACCATACTTGTACAAAACACCAACAACAGCAGTTTTGTTTGTTCCATCAGGCTGTGGGCTAACATGCACCATGTGCAACTCCAAGTCATACCTACTCATAGTAAACACCGAAATCAGAACATAACATCCATCAAAGTACATATCAAACAACTACAGTAGTACCACTACTGTCTGTAACAGGTACCAAAGAGATGAAGACAAATTTTTTCAAGTAAAACATTAATGATATGACAAGAttgtctctctttttctcttgacGAAGTCTGAACTAATCATCGTTGGttaattatatatgttcttGACGAAGTCAGTTTCTACTTCATAAAGCTTTAAAGAAAgactgttaaaaaaaaaaaatatgaagaatttagagtatttttatatttgagaagaaagaaaacGATAAGAAGCGATTGTGAAGGGAAATTAATTAACCTCCGGCCGTCGATGGTATGTTCGGAGGGCCAGTGCCAATGGATTTGTACGAGGGAAAAAGATGATCCATCTATGTCTATTGAGCCCGCATCCCCTCTCAAATAATCCACCTGCAACCATTGCATTTAAGACTTCAATGACAACGTAAAATTTTAACCAGAAGT carries:
- the LOC114194983 gene encoding alpha carbonic anhydrase 7-like codes for the protein MQRISIAISLISILLCSAILTRALPDEPEFGYDEDSANGPQHWGDIKEAWAACKTGQMQSPIDLSRNDVQVIPKLWGLKYWTYNPQYATLSNRGHDVAVDYLRGDAGSIDIDGSSFSLVQIHWHWPSEHTIDGRRYDLELHMVHVSPQPDGTNKTAVVGVLYKYGSPDPLLSKVEQYLGDIPKENEEESIGEIDPSEIMSGKMFYRYIGSLTAPPCTEGIIWTIDKKIRSVSRRQVELLKDTVLKPYAPGNARPLQPLNQRNLQLYLSKKPLY